The Oceanisphaera avium genome includes a region encoding these proteins:
- a CDS encoding efflux RND transporter periplasmic adaptor subunit produces MKKWTLSMLLLVVLIFGSVIGFNLFKQKMMGEYFANMPVPSYPVTTMEVTPKDWTPRIAAIGFIEPIQGIDISNESSGIVRAIHFESGQKVKAGDVLLELDADVEKANLRSAQGRVHSVEANLKRTRQLLNRGSVSQGQLDEAQASYQELIGQVDSLKATIARRTIRAPFDGVMGIRNAFLGQYLNAGTDIARLEDSSQFRIRFTIPQTRIADIAVGQALNIFVDAYPATPFEGEVTAIEPQVNPDSGVVQVQASIPNQDGKLRSGMFAKLDVQLPVQHEQILVPQTAINFTLYGQTVYVVSKQQPEEGKEKEKPNAEDETVYIAKQRVIEVAEREDDYARVVKGLKAGEVIVTTGQVRLSNGSHVKLVEDDALDTPESAPQL; encoded by the coding sequence ATGAAAAAGTGGACATTGTCCATGTTGTTGCTGGTAGTGCTAATTTTCGGCAGCGTCATCGGATTTAACTTATTTAAACAAAAGATGATGGGCGAATATTTCGCCAATATGCCGGTGCCTAGCTATCCAGTCACCACGATGGAGGTGACTCCAAAAGACTGGACGCCGCGTATTGCTGCCATTGGTTTTATTGAACCTATTCAAGGCATTGATATCAGCAACGAGTCTTCAGGCATAGTGCGCGCTATTCACTTTGAGTCTGGGCAAAAAGTAAAAGCTGGAGATGTCTTGCTTGAGCTGGACGCAGATGTAGAAAAAGCCAACTTACGCAGTGCTCAAGGGCGGGTGCATTCGGTAGAAGCAAATTTAAAGCGTACCCGCCAGTTGCTTAATCGCGGCTCAGTTTCACAAGGTCAATTAGATGAAGCTCAAGCTAGTTATCAAGAGCTAATCGGCCAAGTGGACTCTCTTAAAGCCACTATTGCTCGGCGCACCATTCGCGCGCCCTTTGATGGCGTGATGGGCATTCGTAATGCATTTTTAGGTCAGTATTTAAATGCCGGCACCGATATCGCGCGCTTAGAAGACAGCAGTCAATTTCGGATCCGCTTTACCATACCGCAAACGCGCATTGCCGATATTGCAGTAGGACAGGCGTTAAATATTTTTGTTGATGCCTATCCTGCCACCCCGTTTGAAGGTGAAGTCACTGCGATTGAACCGCAAGTTAATCCTGACTCCGGCGTCGTGCAGGTACAAGCCAGTATTCCAAACCAAGATGGCAAGTTACGCTCTGGCATGTTTGCCAAGCTAGACGTGCAGTTGCCAGTGCAACATGAACAAATTTTGGTACCACAAACCGCCATTAACTTCACGCTGTATGGCCAAACGGTGTATGTCGTTAGCAAGCAGCAGCCAGAAGAAGGTAAAGAGAAAGAAAAACCCAACGCTGAGGATGAAACCGTATACATCGCTAAACAAAGAGTGATTGAAGTGGCTGAGCGCGAGGATGATTATGCGCGCGTAGTAAAAGGCCTCAAAGCGGGTGAAGTCATAGTGACCACCGGACAGGTGCGCTTGTCTAATGGCAGCCATGTAAAACTGGTTGAAGACGATGCCCTAGACACCCCAGAGTCAGCGCCCCAGCTGTAA
- a CDS encoding multidrug efflux RND transporter permease subunit: MRFTDIFIKRPVLAVSISLLIVLLGLQALQKMQVREYPDMTNTVITVSTGYYGASADLIQGFITQPLEQAIAQADNIDYMSSSSSNGSSSITVQMKLNTDSNAALSDILARVNSVRSQLPREAEDPSLEMTTGASTSIMYIAFSSDDLNAPQINDYLERVIRPQFYSVDGVAKINLFGGAKFALRIWLDPQRMAAHKLTAPEVLTVLQANNYQAAAGQATGYYMLYNSEINTQIENPEELESLVVATRDDGVVRLRDIAQVSLEKSHDVVRALADGQPAVVIGVDPTPSANPLDVADNVRNMLPDLERNMPDNIKMQLLYDATDAINESISEVVKTILEASLIVVVVITLFLGSFRAVLIPIVTIPLSLIGVAMLMQAFGFSINLMTLLAMVLAIGLVVDDAIVVVENVDRHIKAGEEPYRAAIIGTREIAVPVITMTITLAAVYAPIALMDGITGSLFKEFALTLAGAVFISGIVALTLSPMMCSKLLKPHTNPNRFERGVESTLDKLTHNYSRMLDAVLAKRAVVIAFAVLVFASMPVLFSFIPSELAPSEDKGAFLMMAKAPNSANLDYIENNMRKAVEVLNKEDGLATSLTIAGVPNPNQGLAVAVLKPWSQRDSQKTVIDRLTPGLGAIPAVAITAFEFPELPGASSGLPVQYVLTTPNSFESLYEVAADALKKISQSPLFVYSELDLAFDSGTMKIEVNRDKAGAYGVTMQDIAITLSTMMSDGYVNRVDLDGRSYEVIPQVYRKDRLNPDSIKEYYVRAHNGDMVSLANLVSITMEAQPRALPHHNQLNSATIGGVLTPGVSMGDAIDFLEQDVSANLPKGYNHDYLGGARQFVTEGSALYMTFLLALFIIFLVLASQFESVRDPLVIMVSVPLAISGALIALAWGLATMNIYTQVGLITLVGIITKHGILMCEVAKEEQLAGASRTDSIRTAARIRLRAILMTTAAMVAGLLPLMFAVGAGAISRFGMGIVIVSGLSIGTLFTLFVLPVIYTFLASQHKPLPEFDESLAPKTVDSY; the protein is encoded by the coding sequence ATGCGTTTTACTGATATTTTTATTAAGCGCCCCGTACTGGCGGTGTCGATCAGTTTACTGATCGTGCTGCTGGGGCTGCAGGCCTTGCAAAAAATGCAAGTGCGCGAATACCCAGATATGACTAACACCGTGATCACCGTGAGTACCGGCTATTACGGTGCCAGTGCGGATTTAATCCAAGGTTTTATTACTCAACCCTTAGAACAAGCCATAGCACAAGCGGATAATATTGATTATATGAGCTCCAGCAGTAGTAACGGCAGCTCCAGTATTACCGTACAAATGAAGCTAAACACCGACTCTAATGCCGCCCTTTCCGATATTTTGGCCAGGGTAAACTCGGTGCGCTCGCAGCTCCCCAGAGAGGCAGAAGACCCCAGTCTGGAAATGACCACAGGCGCTTCTACCTCCATTATGTATATCGCCTTTAGTAGTGATGATTTGAATGCACCTCAAATCAACGACTACTTAGAGCGCGTTATACGCCCACAATTCTACTCGGTAGACGGGGTTGCCAAGATTAACCTCTTTGGTGGTGCTAAGTTTGCGCTGCGCATTTGGTTAGATCCCCAGCGCATGGCGGCACATAAGCTCACCGCTCCCGAGGTATTGACCGTTTTACAAGCAAATAACTATCAAGCGGCGGCTGGTCAGGCCACGGGTTATTACATGCTGTATAACAGTGAAATCAATACCCAAATTGAAAATCCTGAAGAGCTAGAGTCTTTGGTGGTGGCCACTCGCGACGATGGCGTAGTGCGCCTGCGCGATATTGCCCAAGTGTCCTTGGAGAAAAGCCACGATGTAGTGCGCGCCTTAGCCGATGGCCAACCTGCGGTGGTGATTGGTGTGGATCCCACGCCCTCGGCTAACCCCTTGGATGTGGCCGATAATGTGCGCAACATGTTGCCTGACTTAGAACGCAACATGCCCGATAACATTAAGATGCAGCTGCTCTATGATGCGACCGATGCCATTAATGAGTCTATTAGTGAGGTGGTTAAAACCATATTGGAAGCCTCATTAATCGTGGTGGTAGTTATTACGCTGTTCTTGGGTTCTTTTCGCGCCGTATTAATCCCTATTGTTACTATTCCGCTGTCGCTCATTGGCGTGGCCATGCTGATGCAAGCTTTTGGTTTTAGTATTAACCTGATGACGCTACTGGCCATGGTACTGGCAATTGGCTTGGTGGTAGATGACGCCATTGTGGTAGTAGAAAACGTCGACCGACATATCAAAGCGGGTGAAGAGCCTTATCGTGCCGCCATTATTGGTACCCGAGAAATTGCCGTGCCCGTTATTACCATGACCATCACCCTAGCAGCCGTGTATGCTCCTATCGCGTTAATGGACGGTATTACTGGCTCTTTGTTTAAAGAGTTTGCGCTAACTTTGGCGGGGGCGGTATTTATCTCTGGCATAGTGGCGCTCACGCTGTCACCTATGATGTGCTCTAAGTTATTAAAACCGCACACTAATCCTAATCGTTTTGAACGTGGCGTAGAAAGTACCTTAGATAAGCTAACGCACAATTACTCGCGCATGCTGGATGCAGTATTGGCCAAGCGTGCGGTAGTCATTGCCTTTGCGGTATTAGTATTCGCTTCAATGCCGGTGTTATTTAGCTTTATTCCCAGCGAGTTAGCACCCAGTGAAGATAAAGGCGCGTTTTTGATGATGGCCAAGGCACCGAACTCGGCAAACCTAGACTACATCGAAAACAATATGCGCAAAGCCGTGGAGGTATTGAATAAAGAAGATGGCCTTGCCACCTCGTTAACCATTGCCGGCGTGCCTAATCCCAACCAAGGGCTAGCAGTCGCCGTGCTTAAGCCATGGAGTCAGCGCGATAGCCAAAAAACGGTGATTGACCGCCTTACCCCAGGTCTGGGCGCCATTCCTGCGGTGGCAATTACTGCCTTTGAGTTTCCTGAGTTACCCGGGGCGTCTAGTGGCTTACCGGTACAATATGTACTAACTACGCCAAATAGCTTTGAAAGCTTGTATGAAGTGGCAGCCGATGCCCTGAAAAAAATCAGCCAAAGCCCGCTGTTTGTTTATAGCGAACTGGATCTGGCGTTTGACTCAGGGACCATGAAAATTGAGGTTAATCGCGATAAAGCCGGTGCCTACGGCGTCACCATGCAAGACATTGCTATTACTTTGTCGACCATGATGAGTGACGGTTATGTAAACCGAGTGGATTTAGATGGCCGAAGCTATGAGGTGATCCCACAGGTGTATCGCAAAGACCGCCTCAACCCCGACTCCATCAAAGAGTATTATGTGCGGGCGCACAATGGTGACATGGTGTCGCTGGCTAACTTAGTATCTATTACTATGGAAGCTCAGCCTAGAGCGCTTCCTCACCATAATCAGCTAAACTCAGCCACCATTGGCGGCGTGTTAACGCCTGGGGTATCTATGGGTGATGCCATCGACTTCTTAGAACAAGATGTGTCAGCTAACTTACCTAAAGGCTATAACCACGACTACTTAGGGGGGGCTCGCCAGTTTGTCACCGAAGGCAGCGCGCTGTACATGACCTTCTTATTGGCCTTATTCATTATCTTTTTAGTGTTGGCCTCGCAGTTTGAAAGTGTACGCGACCCACTGGTGATTATGGTGTCGGTGCCGCTGGCTATTTCTGGTGCCTTAATTGCCTTGGCGTGGGGGCTCGCCACCATGAATATTTATACTCAGGTGGGGCTTATTACCTTGGTCGGTATTATTACTAAACACGGTATCTTAATGTGTGAGGTAGCCAAAGAAGAGCAGCTAGCGGGAGCCAGTCGTACCGACTCCATTCGCACTGCAGCACGCATACGCCTGCGCGCCATCTTAATGACCACTGCCGCCATGGTGGCGGGCTTACTGCCGCTGATGTTTGCAGTTGGAGCGGGGGCTATCTCACGCTTTGGCATGGGGATAGTGATTGTGTCGGGCTTGAGTATTGGTACGCTGTTTACACTGTTTGTGTTGCCAGTGATCTATACCTTCTTAGCTTCACAGCACAAACCCTTACCGGAGTTTGATGAAAGCCTAGCACCCAAGACGGTAGATAGTTACTAA
- a CDS encoding saccharopine dehydrogenase family protein, with amino-acid sequence MKRNVLIIGAGGVAQVVAHKCAQHNDILGNIHIASRTVEKCQQIVDSVQEKGSLKTAGDLQAHALDALDIAATKALINKTQSQMVINVGSPFINMSVLQACIETGAAYMDTAIHEDPDKICENPPWYANYEWQRKQLCADNGVTAILGVGFDPGMVNTYAAAAVKEDYFDRVESIDIIDINAGNHGHYFATNFDPEINFREFTGRVWSWQNNAWVKNKMFEVKRTDDLPVVGIQTSYMTGHDEIHSLSHHLDVPNIRFWMGFGEHYINVFNVLNNLGLLSEQPVKTAEGLEVVPLKVVKAILPDPASLAPNYTGKTCIGDLVKGTKNGQEKEIFIYNISDHEAAYEEVGSQGISYTAGVPPVAAAILIATGEWDVSRMVNVEELPHRPFINLLNDMGLPTRIKDEDGDRPLHF; translated from the coding sequence ATGAAAAGAAACGTTCTGATTATTGGTGCCGGTGGGGTTGCCCAAGTTGTGGCTCATAAATGCGCACAACATAATGATATTCTGGGTAACATCCACATCGCCTCGCGCACAGTCGAGAAGTGTCAACAGATTGTCGACAGCGTACAGGAAAAAGGCAGCTTAAAAACTGCCGGCGACTTGCAAGCTCACGCATTGGATGCGCTAGATATAGCAGCCACCAAGGCGTTAATTAATAAGACACAGTCGCAGATGGTGATCAATGTCGGTTCGCCTTTCATTAATATGTCAGTGCTTCAAGCCTGCATCGAAACCGGTGCTGCGTACATGGACACGGCTATCCACGAAGATCCGGACAAAATCTGTGAAAACCCACCTTGGTACGCTAACTACGAATGGCAGCGCAAACAATTGTGCGCCGATAACGGCGTAACCGCTATTTTAGGGGTGGGCTTTGATCCTGGCATGGTAAATACCTATGCCGCCGCTGCCGTTAAAGAAGATTACTTCGACCGCGTTGAGTCTATCGACATTATCGATATTAATGCCGGCAATCATGGCCACTATTTTGCTACCAACTTTGATCCTGAGATAAACTTTCGTGAATTTACCGGTCGCGTTTGGTCTTGGCAAAATAATGCGTGGGTCAAAAATAAGATGTTTGAAGTTAAGCGCACCGACGACTTACCGGTGGTGGGCATACAAACCAGCTACATGACAGGGCATGATGAAATTCATTCGTTATCTCATCATTTAGATGTGCCTAACATCCGCTTTTGGATGGGCTTTGGTGAGCATTATATTAATGTATTTAATGTACTGAATAATTTAGGTTTATTGTCTGAGCAACCGGTTAAAACTGCCGAAGGCTTAGAAGTAGTGCCGCTTAAAGTAGTGAAAGCTATCTTGCCAGACCCTGCATCTTTAGCGCCTAACTATACAGGTAAAACCTGTATTGGTGATTTAGTAAAGGGCACTAAGAATGGTCAAGAGAAAGAAATTTTTATCTATAACATTAGCGATCACGAAGCCGCTTATGAGGAAGTGGGCAGCCAAGGTATTTCTTATACCGCAGGCGTGCCCCCCGTCGCCGCCGCCATTTTAATCGCCACTGGCGAGTGGGACGTGTCGCGCATGGTGAACGTAGAAGAGCTGCCACACCGCCCTTTCATTAATCTGCTCAATGATATGGGTCTGCCTACGCGCATTAAAGATGAAGACGGCGATCGCCCGCTGCACTTCTAA
- the pssA gene encoding CDP-diacylglycerol--serine O-phosphatidyltransferase produces MPLAHHYRSLLHRLPTLAVNADQIQTLYSAASFKQRLLELIAHAQRRIYLVALYLQDDEAGREILTALYEAKQARPELDICLFVDFHRAQRGLIGHKGQGGNHKMYQAFADRYRQPINIYGVPVKGREVLGVLHLKGFVFDDTLLYSGASLNDIYLHQNERYRFDRYHQFNDATLADTMVDYMRRLFIDNAAVPSLLAATIPSARQLRTVIRQFKPQMKRLQYQFSDQHRQTGQVSVTPLAGLGKRGNRLNRTIRTLLRSAEQQAFICTPYFNLPKPLAKDVRTLLKKGVRVTLVIGDKTANDFYIAPDEPFRTIGGLPYLYETNLRRFARTHQTSIYQGKLNIMLWRHERNSYHLKGILVDNDLAMVTGNNLNPRAWGLDLENGLLLQDPEQLLQPMFEEEKNNILQYCQRIEHFSEIEEVTDYPLPVQKLLKRVQRTRANVLLKRLL; encoded by the coding sequence ATGCCATTAGCTCACCACTACCGCTCCTTACTGCATCGACTCCCTACTTTGGCGGTGAATGCAGATCAAATACAAACCTTGTATTCGGCAGCCAGCTTTAAGCAAAGGTTATTGGAACTCATTGCCCACGCTCAGCGGCGAATTTATTTAGTGGCCCTCTACTTGCAAGATGATGAAGCGGGTCGGGAAATATTAACCGCGCTTTATGAAGCTAAGCAGGCTCGCCCTGAGTTAGATATTTGTTTATTTGTGGACTTTCATCGAGCGCAGCGTGGGCTTATTGGCCATAAAGGCCAAGGCGGCAATCATAAGATGTACCAAGCATTTGCTGACCGTTATCGCCAGCCTATTAATATTTACGGCGTGCCCGTTAAAGGCCGAGAAGTGCTAGGCGTACTCCACCTTAAAGGCTTTGTGTTTGATGATACGCTGCTCTATTCCGGTGCTAGCCTTAACGATATTTACTTGCATCAAAATGAGCGTTATCGCTTCGACCGCTATCATCAGTTTAATGATGCTACGCTGGCTGACACTATGGTTGATTATATGAGGCGCTTATTTATAGATAATGCTGCCGTGCCCTCTTTATTAGCCGCCACTATCCCCTCTGCTCGCCAATTACGCACCGTCATCCGCCAATTTAAACCTCAGATGAAGCGCCTTCAATATCAGTTTAGCGATCAACACCGCCAAACAGGACAAGTATCGGTAACGCCATTAGCGGGCTTAGGCAAACGCGGCAATAGACTCAATCGCACCATTCGCACCTTATTACGCAGCGCCGAGCAGCAGGCGTTTATTTGCACGCCCTATTTTAATTTGCCAAAACCGCTGGCGAAAGACGTGCGTACCTTATTAAAAAAAGGCGTGCGCGTGACCTTAGTGATTGGCGATAAAACGGCCAATGATTTTTATATTGCGCCCGATGAGCCGTTTCGCACCATAGGCGGCCTACCTTACTTATATGAAACTAATTTGCGCCGCTTTGCTCGCACTCACCAAACCTCTATTTACCAAGGTAAGTTAAATATTATGCTGTGGCGCCATGAGCGTAACTCTTACCATCTTAAAGGTATTTTGGTTGATAATGACTTAGCCATGGTGACCGGTAATAACCTCAATCCCAGAGCTTGGGGCTTAGACTTAGAAAATGGCTTATTGCTTCAAGATCCTGAGCAATTATTACAGCCCATGTTTGAAGAAGAAAAAAATAATATTTTACAATATTGTCAGCGTATCGAGCATTTTTCAGAAATTGAAGAAGTCACCGACTATCCTCTTCCCGTACAAAAACTCTTAAAGCGAGTACAGCGCACCCGCGCCAATGTATTGCTTAAAAGGCTGCTTTAA
- a CDS encoding IclR family transcriptional regulator has product MTEEVKVKKNKASSATQVQSLSRALLLLERLAASDMGMSLTEVANSLDLAPSTTHRLLNSLRSHDFVDVDDTQGLWSIGVNAFAVGNAYLKKRDVIAQSRPFMKRLVAETGETSNLAILEQDRVVYVGQVESAQTMRMVVSLGSSSPLHASGVGKALLSVVPVADAMALIKQTDMVAFTEHTITDAEQFAAELQHIKQQGYSLDDEEQFEGLRCIAANIYNEYGEAVAAISISGPAVRVKRERLTHLSQLVVDAAQEVTQAIGGKTPQR; this is encoded by the coding sequence ATGACCGAAGAAGTAAAAGTTAAAAAAAATAAAGCGAGCAGTGCTACCCAAGTGCAATCGCTTTCACGGGCCTTATTACTACTTGAGCGCTTGGCCGCCTCAGATATGGGGATGTCGCTAACCGAAGTCGCTAATAGTTTAGATCTTGCGCCCTCTACCACGCACCGCTTATTAAACAGCTTGCGTAGTCATGACTTCGTTGATGTGGATGACACTCAAGGCTTATGGAGCATAGGCGTTAACGCTTTTGCAGTAGGCAATGCTTACTTAAAAAAACGTGATGTGATTGCTCAGTCGCGCCCCTTTATGAAACGCTTAGTAGCCGAGACGGGTGAAACCTCCAATCTTGCGATTTTAGAGCAAGACAGAGTGGTGTATGTAGGGCAGGTTGAGTCTGCACAAACCATGCGCATGGTGGTGTCTTTAGGGAGTAGCTCACCTTTGCATGCCTCGGGTGTGGGCAAGGCGTTGTTGTCTGTGGTGCCTGTGGCAGATGCCATGGCATTGATTAAGCAAACGGATATGGTGGCTTTTACCGAGCATACCATTACCGATGCCGAGCAGTTCGCAGCTGAATTACAGCACATTAAGCAACAAGGCTACTCGTTAGACGACGAAGAGCAATTTGAAGGCTTACGCTGCATTGCCGCCAATATCTATAATGAGTACGGCGAAGCGGTGGCAGCGATTTCCATTTCTGGGCCGGCGGTACGCGTCAAGCGCGAGCGCTTAACTCACTTAAGCCAGCTGGTAGTGGATGCGGCCCAAGAGGTAACGCAGGCCATTGGTGGGAAAACACCTCAAAGGTAG
- a CDS encoding TetR/AcrR family transcriptional regulator produces the protein MPDKRERILNSAEALIAQLGFHGISMQQVAKRANVATGTIYRYFSDKETLLRCVHEERLRDASTTILKNVNVAEPCYLQFRQLWLNTLHYLQASPDSLCYRVQYEASPLFNREEEKQMDERYFKPVHEFFECGRINGLFRDMPAELLGFLALENLMLLTQKCTKGCIELDDDLYEQLLDASWNSILKR, from the coding sequence ATGCCTGATAAACGCGAACGTATTTTAAACTCGGCCGAAGCCTTGATAGCTCAGCTGGGCTTTCACGGTATTTCAATGCAGCAAGTAGCTAAGCGAGCTAATGTTGCTACTGGAACTATCTATCGCTATTTTTCTGATAAAGAAACGCTATTACGGTGTGTACACGAGGAAAGACTGCGTGATGCTTCTACCACCATTTTAAAAAACGTCAATGTAGCAGAACCTTGTTATTTGCAGTTTCGCCAACTTTGGCTAAATACCTTGCACTATTTACAGGCTAGTCCAGACAGCCTGTGTTATCGAGTGCAGTATGAAGCCTCGCCTTTGTTTAACCGCGAAGAAGAAAAACAAATGGACGAGCGATACTTTAAACCGGTGCATGAGTTTTTTGAATGTGGGCGCATTAACGGCTTATTTCGCGATATGCCTGCCGAATTATTGGGCTTTTTAGCACTGGAAAACCTGATGTTATTGACTCAAAAATGCACTAAAGGCTGTATTGAGCTTGATGATGACTTATATGAACAACTGCTTGATGCCAGTTGGAACTCTATTCTTAAACGTTAA
- a CDS encoding aminopeptidase P family protein, whose amino-acid sequence MPYAQRLGALRRAMASLNLQALIVPHDDEHLGEYIAPYAERLAWLTGFSGSAGVAIVLAEQTAMFVDGRYTVQVRQQCPAPLFSYHHLISEPYLDWLITKLAPGANLGFDPHLHSHQWLQQAAPKLAEHGISLRALDHNLIDSLWQDKPAPSQHSALLLSQDYSGQHSQAKRSRIASELAAADIEVQLLTQAEPINWLLNIRGRDIACLPVVLGFALLYQDGRVQLFSDPEKFAELEVTTHWGEDVSIHPVAELSEALIALGQQQARVQLDPDTANAWCGLTLSQAGAELVLAPDPCMLPKACKNPVEVNGSRAAHLRDGVAMCRFLAWLDERLTQPHPEQEDEGTLADKLEFFRRAHPEFVEPSFSTISALGPNAAMCHYHHLNGTPRQLGQDSVYLVDSGGQYLDGTTDITRTVAVATPQGEPPSKELKRLFTLVLKGHIDLASARFPANTCGQQLDILARQPLWQAGFNFDHGTGHGVGHYLSVHEGPQRISPKGSQTALTTGMIVSNEPGYYREQAFGIRCENLQVVQPATTDGELPMFEFETLTWVPFDLRLIDQSELEPKHIAWLNHYHAQVRQKLSPYLTGAALAWLIQATHAIT is encoded by the coding sequence ATGCCCTACGCACAACGCCTTGGTGCCCTTCGCCGTGCCATGGCGAGTCTAAATCTACAGGCCTTAATTGTTCCTCATGATGACGAACACTTGGGAGAGTATATTGCGCCCTACGCTGAGCGTTTAGCCTGGCTTACTGGCTTTAGTGGCTCAGCGGGAGTGGCGATAGTCTTAGCGGAGCAAACGGCGATGTTTGTTGATGGTCGCTACACAGTACAGGTGCGCCAGCAATGTCCCGCTCCCTTATTTAGTTACCATCATTTAATAAGTGAGCCCTATTTAGATTGGCTAATAACCAAGCTGGCACCGGGCGCAAACCTTGGCTTTGATCCTCATCTCCATAGTCATCAATGGCTACAACAAGCAGCGCCTAAGCTGGCTGAGCACGGCATTAGCTTAAGGGCACTCGATCATAACTTAATAGACTCGCTGTGGCAGGATAAACCCGCTCCTTCCCAACATAGCGCACTCTTACTTAGCCAAGATTACAGCGGTCAACATAGCCAGGCTAAACGCAGCCGTATCGCAAGCGAGCTGGCGGCGGCCGATATTGAGGTACAACTATTAACCCAAGCCGAGCCCATTAATTGGTTATTAAATATTCGCGGCCGCGACATTGCCTGCCTACCTGTGGTGCTAGGCTTTGCGCTGTTATATCAAGATGGTCGTGTGCAGTTATTTAGCGATCCTGAAAAATTTGCCGAGCTTGAAGTCACGACTCATTGGGGTGAAGACGTGAGTATCCATCCCGTGGCTGAGCTAAGCGAGGCGCTCATCGCCTTGGGCCAGCAACAAGCGCGAGTTCAATTAGACCCCGATACCGCCAATGCCTGGTGTGGCCTTACCTTAAGCCAAGCAGGCGCCGAGTTAGTATTAGCACCCGATCCTTGCATGCTACCTAAGGCGTGTAAAAACCCCGTCGAAGTAAATGGCAGCCGTGCCGCTCACCTACGAGATGGGGTGGCAATGTGTCGTTTTCTCGCTTGGTTAGATGAACGTCTCACCCAGCCTCATCCTGAGCAAGAAGATGAAGGCACCTTAGCCGATAAGCTGGAGTTTTTTCGCCGTGCGCATCCAGAATTTGTAGAGCCCAGCTTTAGTACTATCTCCGCCCTAGGCCCCAACGCGGCCATGTGTCATTATCACCATTTAAATGGTACCCCACGCCAATTAGGCCAAGATAGCGTTTATTTAGTGGACTCAGGCGGCCAATATCTGGATGGCACGACCGATATTACGCGCACCGTGGCCGTGGCTACGCCTCAGGGAGAGCCGCCAAGTAAAGAGCTCAAGAGGTTATTTACCTTAGTCTTAAAAGGCCATATTGATTTAGCCAGTGCCCGCTTTCCGGCCAATACCTGTGGTCAACAGCTGGATATATTGGCGCGCCAGCCCTTGTGGCAAGCTGGCTTTAACTTTGATCACGGCACCGGTCATGGCGTCGGTCATTATTTAAGTGTGCATGAAGGCCCACAACGTATCTCCCCGAAAGGCAGCCAAACCGCCCTTACTACCGGCATGATAGTGTCTAATGAACCAGGATATTATCGAGAGCAGGCCTTTGGCATTCGCTGTGAAAACCTTCAAGTAGTACAGCCGGCAACCACCGACGGCGAACTTCCTATGTTTGAATTTGAAACACTGACTTGGGTGCCCTTTGATCTGCGCTTAATTGACCAAAGCGAGTTAGAGCCTAAGCATATTGCATGGCTAAACCATTACCACGCCCAAGTTAGACAAAAGCTAAGCCCTTATTTAACGGGCGCTGCGCTTGCTTGGCTTATTCAGGCCACTCATGCCATCACCTAA